The segment ACATCTACTTCTCACGGTGAGAAGTAGAAATTTAGTTATCCGACAGTGATACCCATTGAGCGAGCAGTACCGGCGATGATCTTGCTTGCTGCATCAATGTCATTTGCATTGAGGTCAGCCATCTTTACCTTTGCGATCTCCTGAACCTGAGCCATGGTGATATTCGCAACCTTGGTCTTGTGTGGAACTGGTGATCCCTTTTCAACTCCGGCAGCCTTCAAGATAAGACGTGATGCTGGTGGAGTCTTAGTGATAAATGTAAATGAGCGATCTTCGTAGACAGTGATCTCTACCGGAATGATCTGACCCTTTTGAGATTCAGTGGCAGCGTTGTAAGCCTTCACGAACTCCATGATGTTGACACCATGCTGACCAAGGGCAGGACCTACTGGTGGTGCAGGTGTTGCTGCGCCAGCTTGGATCTGCAACTTGATGAATCCGGTTGCCTTCTTCTTTGGTGCCATTTTTTTATTCCTTTTCTAGTTTTCCGGTAATTAAATTTTCTGTACTTGTGCGAATGAAAGTTCTACTGGTGTTTCGCGTCCGAAGATTGAAACAAGAACCTTGAGTTTTGCTTGCTCAGGCATGATCTCGGAGATTGACGCTGGAAGCGTTGCAAATGGGCCATCCATAACGGTGACTGATTCGCCAACTTCGAAATCAACGACGCGGATATCGGCCTTGTCAGATTTCTTAACAGGGCGTGGAGCAAGAATTTTTTCAACATCATCCATGCTTAGTGGACTTGGGTGATGTGCGTTTCCGACGAAGCCTGTAACGCCTGGTGTATTGCGAACTGCAGACCAAGACTCGTCAGTTAGCTCCATGCGGACAAGAACATAGCCTGGGTAGATATTGCGCTTAACCTGCTTGCGCTGGCCGTTCTTGATTTCCATAACTTCTTCTTCAGGAACTTCGATCTGGAAGATGAAATCTTCCATGTGAAGTGAAACTTTGCGGTTGTTGAGGTTATCGCGAACCTTCTTCTCGTAACCTGCGTATGAGTGGATTACGTACCAATCGCCGATCGCTGCGCGAAGGGTGCGACGGAATTCTGCATTTGGATCATTTTCGTCTGATTCGAGATCGCCATCTTCATCGCTAGCGAGCGCTAGATCATCAACAGGTGCGTCGGTGAGAACTACTTCCTCAACGATTTCTGGTGTAGCAACCTCAGCAACGATCTCGTCGGCATTAGCCGCAAGCGCTGCTTCGAAAGCATCAGGTGTCTGGTTCTCGGTCATTGTGTTCCTTACCCAAATACCCAGAAGACAAGCTTGGTGATTACCAAGTCAAAGATAGAAACGACTGCGATGATGAAAGTTACGAATACCAAAACAACGGCTGTGTATGTGCTCAGTTGCTTACGTGTTGGCCAAACAACCTTGGTAAGTTCGGAAACGACTTGGCGATAGAAAAGGCCAACGCGCGCAAATAGACCGAGCTTCTCGGCAACTTGTTCTGTTGACTCTGTCATCGTCGTTCCTTTCAATCGGTAAATCAATCGGTAAATACTTCGTAAAACTTTTACATATTTATTACTAATCTTTTACAACTTCTTGCAGGGCAGGAGGGACTCGAACCCCCAACCGGCCGCTTTGGAGACGGCAACTCTAGCCAATTGAGCTACTGCCCTTCGCGAGGGCATGACAAAACCCTAGGGAATTGCAAATCCTCGTGAGCGTCGAAGTGTAGAGGGTCAAAGGGGGGTAGGTAAAACTCGCGCTCAATTCTGCCCGCGCATAGGGCAGACTTCGCCTATGAGCAGAGTTTCCGCACGTATTGCCGCAATCGCAGAATCAGCCACTTTGGCGGTAGATGCAAAGGCCAAAGCGCTAAAGGCAGCAGGCCGTCCAGTTATTGGTTTCGGAGCAGGTGAACCTGATTTTCCAACGCCTGATTACATCGTTGAGGCAGCTGCTGCTGCAACGCGCGTTGTTGCAAATCATCGCTACACACCTGCAGCTGGTCTTCCTGAACTTCGCGAAGCAATTGTCACAAAGACAAAGCGCGATTCAAATTATGAAATTACAGCGGATCAAGTACTTGTAACTAATGGTGGAAAGCAAGCGGTCTACCAAGCATTTGCATCGATTATCGATCCAGGCGATGAAGTTCTTCTTCCATCACCATTTTGGACAACCTATCCAGAGTGTGTGCAACTTGCTGGTGGAAAGACAGTCGAAATTTTTGCCGATGAAACGCAGAATTATTTAGTAACTGTTGAACAATTAGAAGCAGCCCGCACACCAAAGACCAAGGCGCTGCTGTTCTGTTCTCCATCTAACCCAACGGGTTCGGTTTACTCTGTCGAGCAGGTTAAGGCGATCGGCGAATGGGCAGTCAAAAACAACATCTGGATCATTGCAGATGAGATTTACGAACACCTTTTATATGACGGTGCAACAGCGCCATCTCTTCCGGTTCTGGTTCCAGCACTTGCCGATACTTGTATCATCATCAACGGTGTTGCTAAGACTTACGCGATGACTGGTTGGCGTGTGGGCTGGATGATCGGGCCAAAGGATGTAATCAAGGCGGCAACTAACTTGCAGTCACATCTAACTTCAAATGTTTCTAACGTTTCACAGCGCGCCGCGATTGCAGCTCTCACCGGAGATTTATCTGCTGTTCATAAGATGGGCGAGGCATTTAACCGTCGACGCAAGTTAATTGTTGGACTTCTCAATGAGATTCCAGGATTTGTCTGCCCAACACCAACAGGTGCTTTCTATGTTTATCCATCGGTTAAGGGCGTACTCGGAACAACTATCCGCGGTAAAACTCCAAAAACTTCTGCAGAACTTGCAACGCTTATCTTGGAAGAAGTTGAAGTTGCCGCTGTTCCAGGTGAAGCCTTTGGTCCATCTGGTTACTTGCGTTTCTCATATGCAACTAGCGATGAAGATATCGTCGAAGGTATCGGCCGCATCAAGAAGTTAATTACTGAAGGTTAAGCCCGATCAGATTTACTTCAGGCTCTAAGGTGATTCCGAACTTATCCTGAACATGCTGCTGAGCGCTCTTTGCAAGGGATGCAATATCTTGCGCGGTTGCATTCGCTGCATTTGTTAGTGCAAGGACGTGTTTAGTTGATACTCGCGCTCCCCCAAAAGCATCTCCTTTTTTAATTCCAGAGTTTTCAATGAGCCAAGCAGCGCTAGTTTTAATCCGTCCATCGGCTTGCGGCCAACGAGGAGCACCCTCTGGCAAAGTTGCCGCAACTTCGGCGGTAACGATCGGGTTTGTAAAGAAAGAACCAGCTGACCAAGAATCGCGATCGCTTGGGTTTAACAACATGCCTTTTGCTGCACGAAGTTCAAGGACTGCTTTACGCGTTGCTGCTACTGGGGCCTTTTCGCCAACTGCGATCTCTAATTTAGTTGCAAGTTCTGCATAAGTAATTGGTGTTGTTTCAACACCGATTCGAAGTTGGAATTGCACTTCGATTACAACGTAGCGACCCGGATGAGATTTAAAGTAAGAATTGCGATAGGAAAATTCACATTCTTGGTTCGTAAAAGTCTTAATCGCCTTTGCTTGGCGATCGTAAGTACGAACCTGTGTAATGAATTCACTTACTTCATGGCCATATGCGCCGATGTTTTGAATAGGAGCAGCGCCAACTGTTCCGGGAATTCCGCTAAGAGTTTCTAGCCCTGCGAAACCTCTTTCAATACTGATTTGAACGAATTTATCCCAGTTTTCGCCGGCACCGATTGCCAGCGTTGCACCGCTACATGCATCGACCTCTGACTTCAGCGCGTGATTAGTAATTCGAATTACTGTTCCGTCAAAACCGCTATCGGCAACCAAGATATTGGTACCGCCGCCGATGATTAAGACTGGGGTATCTCCTGCAGCTTCGATCGCCGCGATAATTTCAGATTCATTGTGGGCATCGACAAAGTTCTTTGCGGGGCCGCCTACGCGCAAGCTGGTGTAATTACGGAGTTCGGCCATTGAGTTAGTTTACCTGCGTGGAGACAAGATTGCGCTCTTGCCTCTAAAGCGCTCGAGGATACGGTCGTAGTTCTTCTTTGATTGAACTTCACGGAATTCTTCATCAGCATCGTAATAACCATGATGGCGCGCTTGTTCTAGGGGTAGGTCTATCTGCAGCAATCGACCATTGGCATGGCGCAAGCGCAACGAAAATTCGATATCTGCGTTGCGATAATAAATTGCGCGGTTGTTAAATCCGCCGGCATTTGTGGCATCCAGACAGTTAATCGCTAAGAAGTAACTAAATAAGACATCGACTTCGCCAGCGCCTTTGTCGTCCACACTTCGCCATTCATCTTCAGTATTAACAAGTCCTCCGCGCCAACCAACTGCGCTGTATTCGCCCTTGCTTAACTCGGCAAGGACCGGAGCCATAGCATCGCCGATAAATCTCGTTGATGGATCCATGACCACTAGGTATTTGGAAGAGATGTTTTTAAGTAGCGCGTTGGCGTTCTCGCCCCAGCCAAAGTTTTCGGTAATCGCAATCAATTGAAATTGTGTATCTATCTCATCGACAAGTTCTGCCGGATCGCCAATTACTAAAGCGATAACTGGCGTATTTGTATGAGCCTTTATGGTGCGCACAGTTTCGGCTGCATCTGCTGCAAATCCATCAACGATCATGGCAATTGCAATATCGCCAGTTATCTTGATTGGGCGTAGGTCGCGCGTAGATGCAAAAGTTGGAAAGCGTTCTTTGACGCGGAATTCAAAGCCACCAGCAACATCGATTACTTCAAAGCCGAGTGCGGCTATTTGATCGCGTAGTTGATCAGCCTTTGCAAAATCCTTGGCTGCGCGCGCATCGAGTCTTTCTTGCGCTAACTCTTCTTTACTCTTCGCTGTCATTTCTTAATTACAACAGCCTTGGCCATGCCCAGCACTTTGATTCCAGCGGATGTAGCAACGAGATCTACTTTGATCTGATCACCAGAAACTTCGGTAACGGTGCCATTGATTGTTAAATCCACTTTTTCACCAGCAGGCACGATCACTGGCTTAATAAAGCGAGCGCCGAATTCTTTAACGCTGGCTGTGCCGCCAGACCAATCGGTGACATATTTACCAACGAGGGCCATAGTCAACATTCCGTGGGCAATTACATTTGGAAGTCCCACAGAGACTGCAACTTCTTCGCTCTGGTGAATTGGGTTTTGATCACCTGATGCATCGGCATAGGCCTTGAGCATCTGGCGATCGATCAGGACAACTCGCTCTGGAATTGCGAAACCGACTTCAATCTTTGTTGTCATGCGCGCACCACCAAAGTTGACCAAGAGGAGACAACTAATTCAGAGCCGCGATGAAGATCTGAACGCACGCTAACGATCTCGTTTCCGGCAGCTACGCGATAGCTTTCAATTGTTGCTGAGCAACTAAGTGAATCCCCTGCCTTAACTTGGGCGAAAATTTCAAACTTTTGATCGCCATGGACAAGGCGCGACCAATCCAAACCAATTTCAGGTTGGGTGAGAATGTTTTGAAATTGATCCAATGAGATGCGGATCGTAAATGTTGGGGGTGCAATGGATGTATCAGTCTCGCCAATTACGGCAGCGAAGGCATCGATTTCTGATTGCGAAATAGAGATTGAATCAGCACCAGCGAAGGTGCGCCCGACAGAATCGGGTGCGAGCATTAGCGAGTTTCGCGGTGAAGAGTTGAAGACTTGCAACGTGGACAGAACTTCTTGAGTTCCATACGGTCTGGATCGTTGCGGCGGTTCTTCTTTGTAATGTAGTTGCGCTCTTTGCAGTCAACGCATGCCATGGTGATCTTTGGACGAACGTCCGCGCTCTTGCTTGCCATGGTCTTGCTCCTTCTATCGGTTAGTACCGTTTTGGTACCTGCTTGTTACGAGGCGCTTAGGTTACCTGAGCGATCTCGTTGCGCGAAATTCACGCTTATTTAACTGCCAACTGCTGGTCAAACTAGTAGCGGAGGCGGGATTTGAACCCACGACACAGCGATTATGAGCCGCTTGCTCTACCAAGCTGAGCTACCCCGCCAAGGGTTGTGCACTTTCGAGCCCCCCACCGGAATCGAACCGGTGACCTTTTCCTTACCATGGAAACGCTCTACCGACTGAGCTAGGGGGGCAATAGGTAGAGGTGTGAGTGTACGACAGGTGCGGGGAAAGTTAAAAATTAGCGAGCAGGATCAAGCGTGACTTTGCCGGTTGTAGCCCGCGCCAGCATCGCTTGATGAGCCGCTTTTGCCTCAGATAATCCATAAGTTGCACCGATAACAGGCTTTAGCGCGCCAGATGAAATCAAAGCAAATAGCTCAATCAGAACATCGCCGAGCAACTCTTTCTTTCCAAAGCAATGTGCCAACCAGAAGCCTGCAACAGTTTTTGTTCCACCCATTAACGCACCCGGATGAATTGGAGTTGGCGCAGTCCGCGATGCCATTCCGTAGGTAATCAATCGACCAAAAGGTGCAAGTACTTCAAGGCTGGCATCGAAAGTTTTTCCACCAACCATTTCTAAGACGATATCTACTTTCTTTCCACCATTTGCCGCCATCATCGCGGCCGCCAGATCACTGGCATTCGCATCAACAACTTCATCTGCGCCCAATGATTTAGCAAGTTCATTCTTTTCCGCTGTTGATGTAACTGCAATAACTTTTGCGCCCCAAATCTTGGCTAATTGAATTGCCAGAGAACCAACGCCACCGGCTGCAGCTTGAACAACAACGGTTTCACCTGGTTGCACATGCGCCATGGTTTTCAAGATATGCCAAGCAGTTGTTCCCTGAACAAGCATTGCAACAGCTTGCGCATCAGAAACACTTTCTGGAATATCAACGCACATCGCTTTATGTGCCAGAGCTTTCTGCGCATATCCCCCGGTGCTAACACTTGCTAGAACGCGGCGACCAGTTTGGGTCTTGCCAACAACTTCTAGGCCAGGAATTAACGGCAGCTCTTGCTTGGAAAGATATGAGTTCTCAGTTTGGTGGGTATCGGCATAGTTGATTCCGATACAAGAGACATCTATTAACTCTTCGTTTTCACCTGGTGTGGGATCAGCCAGTTCAACGAGTTCGAGTACTTCTGGTCCGCCAAATTTCGTTATCTGGATAGCTTTCATTAGTTATCGCAGGTGCAGCGTTGGTCGGCAGGCACTCCTTGAAGCGCTTCTTCAATATGTTCGCCGCAACCTGACCAGGTGTATTTACTGCACTTCTTGCATACAACACGTGAACACATTTACTTCTCCCTTGTAGCCGATATTAAATTCTAGCGTTAGAAATACTTGCGGAAAATCTTCTTAAAACGCTTAGTTATGCGCTTATTAATTTTTAAGGTCTGGTCAATCGGTGATACCGCCATCACTTTGGCATGGGCTGGCTCATCAGGAGTGATCACATCTTTAAGTGCTGGAGAGTTTTGATCTAGTGAATCAGCGATTCGTTCGATATTGGCAACCATCGAAAGTCCACGAATGATCTGCTCTTGGTCAGCATCTTTTGCATCTTCAATTAGTGATTCGGCAAGTGCGGCACCGGCTTCGCGCGCATCATCAGTTGCCGTGGTTGTAGTTTCAAAGTCTTCTTCATCATCTATTTTGGATGAGATGGCATAACTTGCCGCAGATAGCGCAACTGCGATCTGCTTCTTGGTGGAATCTGCGATACCTCCGCTGACGGCAGAGTCAAAGAGAGTTCTGGCAATTGTGCGCACCTGAACGAGGGTGTGCTCGATCGCAATTCCTTGAACGTAAACTTCTTCGGCTACATCTTTCTCTGCTGTTGGGAACCATCTGGCATGTCCGCGCGCTTCAACTGATTGTGCACGTATCGCGGGAACTGCTTCCATTAACAACCTTGCTTTAGCTAACCAATTACCCGCTTCTTTCTGGGTGTAACCAGCGGCAACGCCTTCAGACATTTTCGCTAACAACTCAGCAGCTTTGGCAGATACATCGGTGATCTGATCGATCGCACGATCAACTGGTGTCTTGGCGTGAGAGAAATAGGAGAAGACAATTGCAATTGCTGCGCCGATAAGAGTGGAACCAAGGCGATGCGCTGCAGTTGTTCCACTGATTCCTGGGCCGATAACGATGAGTGCAGTAACCGGGACATTTACCGATGCCACCTCACCTAAGTGAAGTGCGCGCGCAACAACTGCGCAGAAGATAACTGTTAAACCGACTGCGATAAAGCCAAAATCAAAGATAGAAACGTTGATTAAAGCAACGGTTGCACCAATGGCAGTTCCGACTATCTGCCCAAAGCCTTCGCGAACAGATTTATGAAGTGAGATGCGGATCGACAAGGTGCAGACAATTGCCGCAACTACGCCGCCATCTTCAACGAGTAGATCTCCAACTTGCCAGGCGACTGCTCCAGCAAGGCCGGCCACGAGTATTTGACGTACCCAAACCCGGCGGTCGGCAAATAACTTCTTTAACTTTTTCCACATGATGTGGCTAAGTTTAGTAGGCGCGCACCAATTCGCACATGCGAGCCGCGTTATCTGCAAGGTTTCCGCGCGAAAGGGCTCCACCAATCAGTAGCGCGCTGTCATTGCCATACATCTTTATCATCTCTGGAATTCGCCCTAAATTCATTCCACCTGCAGGAGCGACAAACATTGGGTTTAACTTGCCAAGTTTTTCACGTGAACGCTCTGTTATATCTAGACAATGATCGCTGCTAAAGGCAAAACGTCCACCGATATTTGGAAAGATCGTGATGTCGGCCCCTGCAAGTCTCATCAAAGTGCCCAAGACAATTCCGTGTGAAATTCCCTCTGCTTTAGAGGTTATTAGTGATCCCAACATGGCAGGGTGTCCCTGAATAGGAAGTGCGATCGAGTCATCGGATGCGATCTTGCGCAACGAATCAAAGCCAGTTATTCCGGGAAGAATTAACAGCGCACCTGCACCTAAATCTTTTGCCGTGTGTGCAGCGTCAACTATCTGATCAAATGGAAGATTAAGGCTCGGTGCGTAAACAGATTTTCCACCGGTGACAGCATTTGCCTCTTTTACTGCACGAGAAATTAAAGTGACTCGCTCTTTCCATGTCGCCCAAGGTTGATTAGCAAGGCTGTGATCATCTTTAATCAAATCAAATCCCGCTAAGGCTAAGGTGCGGGCCATTTCTGCAAGTGTTTGCGCATCAGATCCCATTGGCTTTAGAGCAGTTGAAACAAGGGGGCGGGTTTCTGCGCCAAGTAATTTACGCAATCCACTGATTCCAAAACGAGGTCCACTAAATTTCGCGAGGAAAGAATCAGGCAGTTTTAAGCCAACAATCTTTACATTAGGGAATAGCGAAACATTTCCCCAGAGCACGTTAAGAAACTGGTTTAACTCTCCGCCAGTTACATCTGGGTTATAAGAAATAGTAATTAAGTGGCTAGTTTTATCTGAGGATGAAATCTCCTCAACTTTTCCAACCACTTCTTCCTGAATCCAACTTGGAGCTAATTCATAGGGAAATTCGATCGTCTGTTCTGCACGAATTACATCAGCGATCGACTTTGGATCTTCGCCAGTGAATTTATAGGTTACGTAGATACGATCCACTTTAAGCGCCTCCCCATTTGCCATGGGCAATTATCTACCTAGGAAATGCCGCCGCAACACCACCATCGACGGCGATAACGCTTCCTGTTGTGCGTGAAGATTCATCACTTAAGAAGAATGCTGCGGCACGTGCCACATCTAGGCTTCTTACGCGTGCATTTAAAAGATTTCGAGAGGCATAGAAGTCCTCAAGTTCCTCTGGTTTCACACCATGTGCAGCTGCACGTTGTTCGCGAATACCGCCCTCCCACAACTTGCTGTTATCGAAGACTGCGTCAGGGTTGATTCCGTTGAAGCGAATTCCGGCGTTTCCACCTTCAAGAGCTGCAATGCGCATCAACTGCAACATTCCTGCCTTGCTAACTGAATATCCACCAAATCCTGCGCCCGGTGCAAATGCGTTCTTGCTTGCGATGTAAACGATCGAGCCACCCATTTTCTGTTTGCGCATAACTTTCATCGCTTCTTTAGTCAACATAAACGCGCTGGAAAGATTTATATCTAAACCGCGGCGCCATTTTTCAACATCCAAGTCTTCAAGCTTGTCGCTGATGCCAATACCCGCGTTAATTACAGCGCCATCAAGTCCACCGAAGTGCTTAATAGTTTTTGTAACTGTCGCCTGAACATCTGCTTCCTTTGACTGATCACCCAATACCAATAGCGGCGGATTACATTTATTCTCGGCAAACTCTTTTTCAACTTCGAGAAGTCCTTTTTCTTCGATATCGGCAAGGACTACGTGAGCGCCACGTTTTCCGAGTTCAAGTGCCACGCCTCTTCCAATGCCGCTACCGGCACCTGTAACGATAATGATGTGTCCATCTAGTTGTGCGGGGGCTGGCTTGTTCTTTAACTTAAACAACTCCATTGGCCAGTAATCAAAACCAAAGATTTCTGCATCAGAGATTGTGTCTCCGTCACCAAATACATCGATGACTCGTGCTGCAACTTTGTGAGTATGTGAAGCGATATCTGCCAGCATCACATTCTCTTTAATTGTTGTTGCGGCGGTAACTGCACCTACTCCTGGAACAAGAATTACGCGTGGATCATTTCCATGGCTTGAATAACCAGCAGGTAATAATGACTTATTCGCTTCAAAATATGCGCTGTAGTTCTCACGGAATTCATTGATTCCAGTTTCAGTATCTTCCAAAGTCACTGTTGCTGACTTAGGGCGGATACGCAACATGTGATCGGCGCTAGATGCACCTAGAGCCAAGACCTTCTTCAGGTCTGGGCGCGATGCAATTTCAGCTAAACGAGTATCTGTTCTAAGTAACTGCTTCTTACCAAGAGTTCCGCGCAACTTTAGAAGCAAATCCTTTAACTCTTCATCGGGCAGATCTTGATGTTGGAAGTTCGCCGCTGGTCGTTTATTAAGTGAATCGAGGTATTTATCAGCCAACGCCACTGCATCAAGAGTCTTTTGGTAACAACGATCTGAATCTTCATCCCAGACAACTAGGCCGTGATGAGCAAGAACTACACCGGCATAATCGCCTAAACCGCCAACTAACTTAGACAGTTCAAAGCCCGGACGAATCCAATCGACATACGCGAATTCTTCACCGAGTGCTTCACGAACTGCTTTTTCTCCTTGTGGATGATTGGTCAGCGCGCAGATGGCATCAGCATGCACGTGGTCGATATGTTTTGCAGGAAGAAAACCATGTAAAAGAGTTTCTATAGAAGGACGGCGTGATGTTGGATCAACCAGCGCTCGAGTTACATAATCAACCATCGTGTCATCATCTAAAGCATCGAAATCGCGTAACGCTAGAAGTTCTTCAAGATAAAGCGCTGGGTAATCTCGATCAATGGCGTACTGCATATCTGCGCCAGAACCTTTAACCCATAAAACTTTCTTGAGGCGACCGAGATGGTCCTTTAATTCACCTTTACTCGATGTGTTGCCGCCACCGTAAACAACCATTGATTGGTCGGCACCGATCTTCTGTGAACGTGCGACTAGGTCGTGTAATGGCTTTAGATCACTCATAGTGTTTGGCCTTCTGCTATTTCGTAGGATTGTTTCTCGGTTATTACTGCGCTTATGTACTTAGCTGGTGTGACGTCAAAAGCTGGATTAAAGGTTTTAGCTCCAATTGGTGCGACTTGGATTCCCTTGAATTGGGTTAACTCTTCATCTCCACGTATCTCAATATGTATTTCA is part of the Candidatus Planktophila lacus genome and harbors:
- the rplK gene encoding 50S ribosomal protein L11, with product MAPKKKATGFIKLQIQAGAATPAPPVGPALGQHGVNIMEFVKAYNAATESQKGQIIPVEITVYEDRSFTFITKTPPASRLILKAAGVEKGSPVPHKTKVANITMAQVQEIAKVKMADLNANDIDAASKIIAGTARSMGITVG
- the nusG gene encoding transcription termination/antitermination protein NusG, whose protein sequence is MTENQTPDAFEAALAANADEIVAEVATPEIVEEVVLTDAPVDDLALASDEDGDLESDENDPNAEFRRTLRAAIGDWYVIHSYAGYEKKVRDNLNNRKVSLHMEDFIFQIEVPEEEVMEIKNGQRKQVKRNIYPGYVLVRMELTDESWSAVRNTPGVTGFVGNAHHPSPLSMDDVEKILAPRPVKKSDKADIRVVDFEVGESVTVMDGPFATLPASISEIMPEQAKLKVLVSIFGRETPVELSFAQVQKI
- the secE gene encoding preprotein translocase subunit SecE yields the protein MTESTEQVAEKLGLFARVGLFYRQVVSELTKVVWPTRKQLSTYTAVVLVFVTFIIAVVSIFDLVITKLVFWVFG
- a CDS encoding pyridoxal phosphate-dependent aminotransferase is translated as MSRVSARIAAIAESATLAVDAKAKALKAAGRPVIGFGAGEPDFPTPDYIVEAAAAATRVVANHRYTPAAGLPELREAIVTKTKRDSNYEITADQVLVTNGGKQAVYQAFASIIDPGDEVLLPSPFWTTYPECVQLAGGKTVEIFADETQNYLVTVEQLEAARTPKTKALLFCSPSNPTGSVYSVEQVKAIGEWAVKNNIWIIADEIYEHLLYDGATAPSLPVLVPALADTCIIINGVAKTYAMTGWRVGWMIGPKDVIKAATNLQSHLTSNVSNVSQRAAIAALTGDLSAVHKMGEAFNRRRKLIVGLLNEIPGFVCPTPTGAFYVYPSVKGVLGTTIRGKTPKTSAELATLILEEVEVAAVPGEAFGPSGYLRFSYATSDEDIVEGIGRIKKLITEG
- a CDS encoding UDP-N-acetylmuramate dehydrogenase; the protein is MAELRNYTSLRVGGPAKNFVDAHNESEIIAAIEAAGDTPVLIIGGGTNILVADSGFDGTVIRITNHALKSEVDACSGATLAIGAGENWDKFVQISIERGFAGLETLSGIPGTVGAAPIQNIGAYGHEVSEFITQVRTYDRQAKAIKTFTNQECEFSYRNSYFKSHPGRYVVIEVQFQLRIGVETTPITYAELATKLEIAVGEKAPVAATRKAVLELRAAKGMLLNPSDRDSWSAGSFFTNPIVTAEVAATLPEGAPRWPQADGRIKTSAAWLIENSGIKKGDAFGGARVSTKHVLALTNAANATAQDIASLAKSAQQHVQDKFGITLEPEVNLIGLNLQ
- a CDS encoding MaoC/PaaZ C-terminal domain-containing protein, whose product is MTTKIEVGFAIPERVVLIDRQMLKAYADASGDQNPIHQSEEVAVSVGLPNVIAHGMLTMALVGKYVTDWSGGTASVKEFGARFIKPVIVPAGEKVDLTINGTVTEVSGDQIKVDLVATSAGIKVLGMAKAVVIKK
- a CDS encoding FAS1-like dehydratase domain-containing protein gives rise to the protein MLAPDSVGRTFAGADSISISQSEIDAFAAVIGETDTSIAPPTFTIRISLDQFQNILTQPEIGLDWSRLVHGDQKFEIFAQVKAGDSLSCSATIESYRVAAGNEIVSVRSDLHRGSELVVSSWSTLVVRA
- the rpmG gene encoding 50S ribosomal protein L33 — encoded protein: MASKSADVRPKITMACVDCKERNYITKKNRRNDPDRMELKKFCPRCKSSTLHRETR
- a CDS encoding quinone oxidoreductase family protein, which gives rise to MKAIQITKFGGPEVLELVELADPTPGENEELIDVSCIGINYADTHQTENSYLSKQELPLIPGLEVVGKTQTGRRVLASVSTGGYAQKALAHKAMCVDIPESVSDAQAVAMLVQGTTAWHILKTMAHVQPGETVVVQAAAGGVGSLAIQLAKIWGAKVIAVTSTAEKNELAKSLGADEVVDANASDLAAAMMAANGGKKVDIVLEMVGGKTFDASLEVLAPFGRLITYGMASRTAPTPIHPGALMGGTKTVAGFWLAHCFGKKELLGDVLIELFALISSGALKPVIGATYGLSEAKAAHQAMLARATTGKVTLDPAR
- a CDS encoding FUSC family protein — protein: MWKKLKKLFADRRVWVRQILVAGLAGAVAWQVGDLLVEDGGVVAAIVCTLSIRISLHKSVREGFGQIVGTAIGATVALINVSIFDFGFIAVGLTVIFCAVVARALHLGEVASVNVPVTALIVIGPGISGTTAAHRLGSTLIGAAIAIVFSYFSHAKTPVDRAIDQITDVSAKAAELLAKMSEGVAAGYTQKEAGNWLAKARLLMEAVPAIRAQSVEARGHARWFPTAEKDVAEEVYVQGIAIEHTLVQVRTIARTLFDSAVSGGIADSTKKQIAVALSAASYAISSKIDDEEDFETTTTATDDAREAGAALAESLIEDAKDADQEQIIRGLSMVANIERIADSLDQNSPALKDVITPDEPAHAKVMAVSPIDQTLKINKRITKRFKKIFRKYF
- a CDS encoding RuBisCO large subunit C-terminal-like domain-containing protein — translated: MDRIYVTYKFTGEDPKSIADVIRAEQTIEFPYELAPSWIQEEVVGKVEEISSSDKTSHLITISYNPDVTGGELNQFLNVLWGNVSLFPNVKIVGLKLPDSFLAKFSGPRFGISGLRKLLGAETRPLVSTALKPMGSDAQTLAEMARTLALAGFDLIKDDHSLANQPWATWKERVTLISRAVKEANAVTGGKSVYAPSLNLPFDQIVDAAHTAKDLGAGALLILPGITGFDSLRKIASDDSIALPIQGHPAMLGSLITSKAEGISHGIVLGTLMRLAGADITIFPNIGGRFAFSSDHCLDITERSREKLGKLNPMFVAPAGGMNLGRIPEMIKMYGNDSALLIGGALSRGNLADNAARMCELVRAY
- a CDS encoding SDR family oxidoreductase, with the protein product MSDLKPLHDLVARSQKIGADQSMVVYGGGNTSSKGELKDHLGRLKKVLWVKGSGADMQYAIDRDYPALYLEELLALRDFDALDDDTMVDYVTRALVDPTSRRPSIETLLHGFLPAKHIDHVHADAICALTNHPQGEKAVREALGEEFAYVDWIRPGFELSKLVGGLGDYAGVVLAHHGLVVWDEDSDRCYQKTLDAVALADKYLDSLNKRPAANFQHQDLPDEELKDLLLKLRGTLGKKQLLRTDTRLAEIASRPDLKKVLALGASSADHMLRIRPKSATVTLEDTETGINEFRENYSAYFEANKSLLPAGYSSHGNDPRVILVPGVGAVTAATTIKENVMLADIASHTHKVAARVIDVFGDGDTISDAEIFGFDYWPMELFKLKNKPAPAQLDGHIIIVTGAGSGIGRGVALELGKRGAHVVLADIEEKGLLEVEKEFAENKCNPPLLVLGDQSKEADVQATVTKTIKHFGGLDGAVINAGIGISDKLEDLDVEKWRRGLDINLSSAFMLTKEAMKVMRKQKMGGSIVYIASKNAFAPGAGFGGYSVSKAGMLQLMRIAALEGGNAGIRFNGINPDAVFDNSKLWEGGIREQRAAAHGVKPEELEDFYASRNLLNARVRSLDVARAAAFFLSDESSRTTGSVIAVDGGVAAAFPR